The DNA segment gcaatatgtaaaatttttaaaaactagttttcattttttttcagaatggcTGGCACACCAAATTCTGGTTATAATTTGCGCAGCAGCCGAGCGAGAATGCGAACACTAGACTAGAACTTACTTTTAGCtctgtattaatattttataatcatattttacaattattgtttatacaataaacaatagtaataattattagattttttaatgtgtttttccTTCTAGATTAAGTATTAGCTGATTTTGCTATACTTCAAACATACCCTATTTTTAgccttataaaatatttatattttatttaatgcgTAATtggtaattcttttgaaaatatatactcttatcttcaatttaaaaaaaacaaacgtaaatttcgataattacaaaaaaatagcagtttttttaaattaaaatgacattgcaaaaaaattcttttaaattgtttctttttttaattatttaaaaattatttatttcaagtatatttttCATCATTGCACTTACCGTTAATTTTTTACcccgaaaaatatatattgtaagttacatttagtttatttatgcacacattttttatgaaaaatgttaaaatttacggggaaataaattaattttaaccatattGTTTGCAATTGAATGTTTTCTGACCAACGTTTCTTACCAAATTATGAACAatcattgcattttaataaacgatggcttattttttcggggaaaacattctctgcagctctactgtttccaattttggaaGTAGATTTTTCCATTGCCTATAatcgtttgaacaatttttttaagaaaataattatattttgagattatttagttatttttaacattggaaacagtagatttgtagataatgttttcctggaaaaaataatccatcatttattaaaaatgccatcATTTTTCAAGAATTGGTAAGtagcgacggtcagaaaaaaatcaattacaaaaagatggtagaaattaaatttgtgtgtgaattttaacatttttcgtaaaaaaaaacgtttttttttatttgaaatgtcatCAGTTATactattttgattcttaaaatcatagaagaaCTATTGTTTTCATTTGCCTGATTTTTAGCACAACTACCCTAGGCTATTTATAAATaccgttttaattattttgtatttcatttcttaattctaaaaagattttaaaatttaatcagctCTCATGAAAAATTTACTAGATGTCACTTATAACTGCGTATATAAGAGCAGAAAAAATTAcgatcatttatttaaaaatagcttgattttttaattaaacttgtctaaataatcaactattttgtaggataATAAACTATAGTTGagaattgttattaaaaagttattttagcaGTCCATTCCATgccaaaacaaaaattcatctgtccAATAATAtctaaaaagttcattattttttcattaaattttctatttaatgatatttaataattctatacatgtattaaaattaaccattaattttatttgcttatCAATGTTTGGCAAACACTCGTAGAAACTGTTTTGACCGATTTCAAGCACATTTAATGATTTCCAAACATTCAAGTAAAATAAGAGCttagaaatatttggtaatttttttccatttttttagttaaataaaaaaagtccgAACTCTTTTCTTTTAAATCGGAGCTGATAAATATGTtataaatttaagacaaaatcggatttttaaaaatcggttGAGAATCCTATATCTTAAATTCGCCCAACagcaaagatatttatttgccgACAGTGCGGCCGTAGTTACAAAAATCTCATAATtcgagaaaataatatttaaaggtccaggtagctcgtttaaatgttttaaaggctttaaaatgtcctttccgaaattgaactaaaaatacgatcataaataacaaggagagagactgaaattgaaataagaattctatcataaataacaagcagagaggctatatcagtagagtagccgacactcaagggtcctttgttaagctttaggattgaaatttagaaatagatttttttaaatttcatagttaacagtgagGACTTtaaaaagcgaagtgtattcgcctcctgcggcgtgtaacttgcaccacgACCGcgcacttgacacctcatggcttagaacaccaGCTCGCACACtctttccatgtataggaagaggacaactgtgcACCTGCGCAcgacaatttaagatcttcctgtaatgtggataccacttacggtaatgtttgtACTACCAAGTGgagaaacggagttaggtctccttattattcctttgtGTATAAACTCAATCCCTATACATATGTCCTGCAGTTAGCCCTCCATCTGCAAACAGCCGTGTtctaaacgtatttttaactttGCAGTTTGATTTTATAACATCCCGaggttacaaatattttgttttagtaAGGTTTTTGTTAAACTGGTCTAACAACtacaataaaaaactacaattctcataattcaatttattgttatttgaaagaaattataaaacaaaaacacAGGAAGAAAGCGTAGCTGACAATTATAACACTatgataaaaatatctattaaaaaaaacagggcttattctaaatttttgtttttcaataatttccgacTGCTATACACCATCATGATTATGCGcctgaaaaccaaaaaaaagcaAGGTCCCTAAAGAAAATACATATCAATAAACCTATCTATTAACTCTGCATTTTAATAGCACTTGTCAATAGTTTTAGGTGGGGGGAGGGGTGAAACAGTTAAAGAATACCTTCGAATTCGGAAAGGTCCCGGCCGGGGTGCATTTACGACCGATAGGTTTCAGGTGGGGGGGGGGTAGATTTTTGGGGGGCTTGTAGATCGGTATTTGGGTGGAGGCTTCCGTTTGATTCACgctaatcataaaaaaaattcatacagtaaattacagaaaaaaaaataaagaaaattgaaattttcgttaGTAAAAATCCTCATTATCTCGAAACAATCCCAATatcttatttaaattgaaaaatacgcCTTACAACTATATTCAGTCTTTTTTCAGGAATGAATCCTGTGGCTAAGTTTTATGAACTTTCTTTGTCTTCTGTATCTTTGTAGGAGAGATTCAACTGCTTGAGACGTTGCAAGAGATTCATCACATTTGCACTAGGTTGATGAATCTCGGGCTGAACGTCTCCCAAAATTGGCTGTTGTCCAACATTTTGTGCGTTTTCTGCATTTTCTTCTTCTTGCTTTCTCAACTCCGCCATGCGTTTACTGTATTCTCTTCGTTCTTTCCGCTGCAAGCACTTTTTACAAGAACTAGTACTGTTTTTAAGTAATCGGTAAATTACATCTTCCAATTCCTCCGCCAATAATTTAGGAACTAGGCCAGTATTCTGGACACTACCACACACAAATAAAGCATGTTCTAGTAAGTCcctacatttttttcttgcaacATCAGTTGTGACAATGGGTATTTGGGGTACATCTGAAACTGCCAATGAGTTTTCCATCACATCGTCTGTAAtgctttcttttttcttctcatCACTACCAGCAGATGAAATACTATTTCTGGCTACatctgaaacatttgaaatttaaatcttaaaatagcTGTTAGTGGTTTTGGCTTCTGGATCCataagaattgaatttaaataaataataattaaactaaacACAGGGTAGCCATTTTAATCAccgaaaaaattcccagtcatttcccggttttttcacggtgcgaaaacatttttcacgatcaatgaaattaaaaaatccgaACTCTAAAGCTTAACGTGATTCGAATTATGAATGACTCCAAATCATGCGATGATGTCTGCATGAGGTTTTCAGAATATTTTGGCATGCTAGTATGTTATTCTACACTCAAAATAAAGGAATGCGTCTTTCACCGTTtgtctgaatttttttcagatatggTGAGCTGTTGAAGATAatcttacaattttataaaaactgccaaaatattattttaaattatgtagttttttttaccaaatatacaAATTTGGTTGGTTTTTCTTTCATGAGATAGAAATTCTTAGCTCTATCAAATGATCCGagaaaaatatcacaaattttagGTGATAAAATGtcggcggtttttctgaaaattttgaaggcGGTAATGTATCCTAATAGATATAATCATGATTAAGTAAACAAGCNNNNNNNNNNNNNNNNNNNNNNNNNNNNNNNNNNNNNNNNNNNNNNNNNNNNNNNNNNNNNNNNNNNNNNNNNNNNNNNNNNNNNNNNNNNNNNNNNNNNATATAGTGATAATGAGTCCTATCTTtggtagtttttgaaaaaattaacaattttgatttgtttttcgaaaaaatttttttttaaatagaaagaaattgtttaccaaaagcAAAAATTAGAGAATATGTAGGCCATATTACCGATATaattcactttcaaaattttcaaaaaagccgCAACCATTTTCTCAATTTGTGAAATAAGGATATTTTTCTCGGATCATTCGATAGAGCTAAGAATTTCTCATGACCTGAAAGAAAAACCAACCGAATATGtatgtttggataaaaaaacatcattttgaaaaatattttggctgtttttatgaaattgtaaggTTGTCTTCAACAGCTCACcatttcagaacaaaattttttcagccaaacagGAAACACGTGttcctttattttaaatgtagaatAACATACATTCATGCCAAAATACTCTGAAAACGTCatacagaaaattcttaaaaagcttctaaattttttgttcggaaactgcaaaaatctatattttgttttaaattatgtcgtgcgctatttgcaccgaaatttcgttacgaatagttgaattttgtcgGTATATTTGGAAACtttgaggttatttgaaattttaaataataattatttatattcacatttgatcaactaaaaagatttttttatcaaagatgttCGATTTCAAACTATactaattattaattctttaactctttaaaactgcgttttaaaattctttaaatgaaaattttactcttcaaaattaaaatcctaaATAGAACGTTTGTAAGTGAACGTTTTTCGAATTACACAGTGTAAACTAAATGATATTATAATCctataagataaaaatttaactgattcccggttaagaaataaattcactgtcttttcccggtctcataaaattcccgtcCATCTTCTagttttccggtccagcggctaTCCTGCAAACGCTTCGGCACAAATtgtggatttatttatttatatgagaGAAGTTTATGCTCCAGAAGCTACGATTATGGTTCTTTAAAGCATACCAACCCTGACGCAACTGGAACGTGTACGCCGACGGCACAGTTGGAGGTGAAGGTTTCACCTCTGGTACTTTTTTACAGTTACCAACGTTTGTACAATGTTAGGAGGAACAGTGTTGACGGACCAGATGCAGTGGtcccagaagaacagccttttgcatctgaCTTGCGATCGTCTGAGCCTGATGCTGGCAAGCCGGGATTTCgttgagttggctaagaaatgaggctttcatacctccaaggcaaccgattatgagaaccacaagatGGACTTCGTAGCTTTGGTACAGTctgctcagctcgaaaagaagagCCTGATATTTCGCCCACTTTTCTTTCTTCTTTGCCGTGATATTAACATCGGCTagtgccgagaattcaatcagGTAAATTATCTTAGTCTTTAGATCTTGGAAGACAATATCAGGTTTTGCAGCACTGACATGTTGAGTTGTGGAAAAcgagaaattccagtagatcttacactgacCATTCTCTACAACAGACTCCATTTCCCCCTGGGCATATGGCAAGACGGCCATCTACTGAGAACATGTCCAATCGTTTCTGGCTTTTGCTTGCACGCTCGGCAGTTGGTATCGGCTACAGGTACATTCATCATGCGCTCACGGTAAACTAAGGTATCTATAACGCTGTCTTGacaggcaaaaagaaatccctTCGTCTCCGATCTTAATCCAACAGATTTCAGAAACATGTTGGATATACCCatcgatagctcttctctacGTATAATACCGTAGAATTTGCCATGAAGGGACTTGGCAGCATGTTCCTTTAGTAGAAGCGAATGTTCTGCTTCCTGTACACGACTTTTAAGCACCAAAGGTGTTAATGATACTAGGCCATGTATATTGTTGCTGGAATCAAATGGGAGACCAAGCTTCTCTGCTTCCCTATCTGCGACCCGGTAGAGAAACGCCGCAACGTTGACGACTTCATTTTGGTGTAAGAGTCGCATTAGAGAATCTGTGCTTTTTAGAACTGAACAGACTGTAGCTAGGACCGTTCTTCGATGAAGACGCTCTAAGCAGCAAAGGAACGGCGAAAATATTCGTCACCTGGGTCTTATTCTTTCCAGATAATTCGGAAGCCcaaatttttctgagatttttgCGATACCTTTTTTTAAGGGCTGTTTTTAACACACGTACATCTTGGGTTCTCTCTTGcggtattccaagatatgcatatgtttctcTATTACCAAGATATTGAATGGTATTTCCACCTATGAGCTGAAGTTCCTGATCGTCACGCGttgatgtattttctagtcttccTTCGTATAGATGGACACAGGCACATTTGTCCAATCCAAAGCTCATGCCAATGgctttagagtacctatttacTTCCGCCACAAGGATTGCAAGGTTCTACTTTGAAGAATCAAAGAGTTTAAGGTCATCCATGTATAAAAGGTGGTtgaccttaaattctcttctgttcggCGAGCCACATGGGTATCCAGAGCTTTTGTCGGCTATTATGACAAATCTTGTCCACCACAAGAGCATCAGCTCTTTCATACATCTCACTATTCTTGGATGTACCTCCAGGCACTCATGTGCTTAATATGTAGCTCATGGTTCGTGTTATCAAATGCCTTTCAGTAGTTAATCCAAGCCATGGACAGATTGCGTCGATAGCTGATGGAATCCTAAATAATACACCTGTCTATTAACAGGTTCTCTCTGCAACCAGCCAGTCCTCTCTTGCATCCGCGTTGTTCAACTATTGCACTACATACCGGCTCGTAAATATACGACCTAGActtccaaactttttttgcactttctggggagcggtagggtcgccaccctcaaatttttccaCAATACTGGAACCTAAGAGAGACAGTGGACCCCAGCtattcgtgctcggttgcttgcttcgctgaccatTTCGTTGTTGGAGAATTAGAgtcggttgagaaaaatgaaaatttggttaaagattaattaatataattttaa comes from the Belonocnema kinseyi isolate 2016_QV_RU_SX_M_011 chromosome 6, B_treatae_v1, whole genome shotgun sequence genome and includes:
- the LOC117174122 gene encoding transcription elongation factor A protein 1-like isoform X2, producing the protein MPVTVEVLTETRIGLAVNTFRKSSLDDEVICLAKEVLRDWKKLIPSHVARNSISSAGSDEKKKESITDDVMENSLAVSDVPQIPIVTTDVARKKCRDLLEHALFVCGSVQNTGLVPKLLAEELEDVIYRLLKNSTSSCKKCLQRKERREYSKRMAELRKQEEENAENAQNVGQQPILGDVQPEIHQPSANVMNLLQRLKQLNLSYKDTEDKESS
- the LOC117174122 gene encoding transcription elongation factor S-II-like isoform X1, encoding MNIEEEVLRIKDKISKMSNVGTMCRDEALDLLRTLRTMPVTVEVLTETRIGLAVNTFRKSSLDDEVICLAKEVLRDWKKLIPSHVARNSISSAGSDEKKKESITDDVMENSLAVSDVPQIPIVTTDVARKKCRDLLEHALFVCGSVQNTGLVPKLLAEELEDVIYRLLKNSTSSCKKCLQRKERREYSKRMAELRKQEEENAENAQNVGQQPILGDVQPEIHQPSANVMNLLQRLKQLNLSYKDTEDKESS